cggtcagaaacagactccatgacggtggtatgagggcccgacgtccacaggtgggggggttgtgcttacagcccaacaccgtgcaggacgtttggcatttgccagagaacaccaagattggcaaattcgccactggcaccctgtgctcttcacagatgaaagcaggttcacactgagcacatgtgacagacgtgacagagtctggagacgccgtggagaacgttctgctgcctgcaacatcctccagcatgaccggtttggcggtgggtcagtcatggtgtggggtggcatttctttgggggccgcacagccctccatgtgctcgccagaggtagcctgactgccattaggtaccgagatgagatcctcagaccccttgtgagaccatatgctggtgcggttggccctgggttcctcctaatgcaagacaatgctagacctcatgtggctggagtgtgtcagcagttcctgcaagaggaaggcattgatgctatggactggcccgcccgttccccagacctgaatccaattgagcacatctgggacatcatgtctcgctccatccaccaacgccacgttgcaccacagactgtccaggagttggtggatgctttagtccaggtctgggaggagatccctcaggagaccatctgccacctcatcaggagcatgcccaggcattgtagggaggtcatacgggcacgtggaggccacacactactgagcctcattttgacttgttttaaggacattacatcaaagttggatcagcctgtagtgtggttttccactttaattttgagtgtgactccaaatccagacctccatgggttgatacattggatttccattgattatttttgtgtgattttgttgtcagcacattcaactatgtaaagaaaaaagtatttaataagattatttcattcattcagatctaggatgtgttattttagtgttccctttattttttggagctatgtatgtatgtattatgtattatttAACTTGAACATGTAAAGAAGTACCTGGCCTGTAGGTCTATAAAAGTTCCAGTTTGGGGATTTCTAATTGTCCTAATGCACCACCACTTATGTGCCTCAGAGCTTCTCAATGTATTTTTATGGTCACCACAGTATAGTTCCTCACTGTATTTGAAACATCTTTCCAACACTCTCGTTCTCTCCATAGTGAAATGGCAACATATTGCTGATCCCGTATATCCAgcggaaacgtcataaaatagaCTATCTGAACACTTCGCCCTGGCTCAAATACAGCTGTGTATTACAGCAAAACtacttttcttgtttgttttttggGGGACCAGGAAATACGATGACATCGCTAAAGTAGTCAAAtatttagtaggaaacaactttgtCAGCGTTAACATGTCATCAAACTTACTTTAGACGGTTGGCAATGTTGACATTAGCTAGTAAAGTTTGTCAAAAATAGCTGGCAATGCTAGCAAGCGTTATACtacatctaaagtcaatctggtgaCATGAAAAtgttttcctactaattatttgcctccattttgaatgtcattgtatttccaagccactgtaaTGCACCTTTTGAAATCTCCATCAGCGATCATTGATGATGCGTTGAGTAGAATGCTCAGTCGGACATCAGTCCAAAACGAACATTCAAAAGTACATTGTGACGAAACACACAACCCCAGGAATAGCGAGAGCTCAAGTCAGACAGAGCGAGGAAGACCGGTGAAGGAGACAGATTAAATATTTTTTACTGAGCCAACTGCCATGTGTAGCTAAttagattatttatttttattaggaTATTTTCTTCAAATAATTTCAGATCTGGTCTGTATTTTCACACCGGTCCGTGGCCACCGAGCGTGATCCGATCCGAGGGTCAACTATAGAATTATCGGGTAATCGGGTTACTGTATATCCGTGTGAACCTTTTATGTATTATGTTGGGGCTATTATATAGGTAATTGTCTTATGTTTattcattttctatgtgtttgaCCTAGTTGTTAATCTTGTTTCTCAGGTCTGCCCAAACAAGACTCTGGACATTGGTGGTCCAGCTTCTTCTTTGGGAAGCAGAACCAGCCAGGAATGACCACTCTGACTGAGGAGGCCAAGCAGAAGTAAGTTAAAGTAGGCAACTGGGAGAAATGTGGGTAATGGACTATAACCTCTTACGTATTCAAAACACTTCAGAATGTTCTTGACTTATCCTCTGGTTCCATTGCGctcccttggggggggggggtgtaaaataaACATTGCTTTTAGAGCTGAACTGAACATACTCTCAGAAGCACAGTGCactttgtttcatgtctgtaggGCTTACCATTGCTAAGATATATaattttctttgtgtgtgtgtgtctcaattcTGGGTCAAAAGGTCACAGGATAAGATGCACATGTCAATGGCAAAGCCTTTTCTAAAAAAATGGTGCCAAAATGACACCAGGTGGACTCAGATTAACAAACAAAGTCATTTTCAGGAGTTAACTGGAATTTGAGAGGGAGAAAtttcctgagttacagttcataaaaggaaatcggttaatttaaataaattaggccctaatcaatggatttcatatgactgtgCAGGgccgcagccatgggtgggcatggACTGTCACAGGCACAcgcactggggagccaggccctgcCAATcagttttttccccacaaaagagctttattacagacagaaatactcctctgttttatcagctgtccgggtggctggtcttagaCATACTGCCACATTATCTAAAATGACGCTGAGtgcagcttatggtagataatttaacattaaattctctggcaacagttctggtggacattcctgcagtcagcataccaattgcacactccctcaacttgagacatctgtggcattgtgttgtgtgacaaaactgcccatttttagaggccttttattgtacccagcaaaaggtgcacctgtgtaatgattatgctgtttattcagcttcataatatgccacacctgtcaggtggattaattatcttggcaaaggagaaaaagGTCATTAAAACGGgtctaaacaaatttgtgcacaacattttagatgtTTTTTGAGTATGGAAAGTTCTGGGATCTTAATTAAGTTCATGGCACCAACgttttatatttgtgtgtataatACACATTTCATGTTAATTTATGCAATATGCATTAAATCTTTGACGAATTcgtaaaaaaaaattatcttgTAAGTTTTAAAAATAaagctttatttttttttaacctaatGCAGTAAAGTCACAAGCTACTGATCTAACCAGAGGTAATACTTTTAAGGTTTTAGTGTGCTTGTTACATCTCTTATGGAATTCGACTTGACCTAATCACATTATCTTCCTTCTGCCCACCATTTTGATACTATTTCAATGCATTCCAATGGCCATAGACTTTCAATGGAGAAATGTCCATTCATAGCTCCTCCCACACCTACTCAGCACACCGTTAACCCCGCCCTCACCCACTGTTAGGTGAGGAGACTAACCTTCCTGATAGCTACTATAGTAAAGGTGAGATGGCAAGTGTTCATAaatggacaaacaaacagattctTGGTTGGGCCTTTTTTATTAGCGTTAAAGACAATGGGCCTTTTTATTAGCGTTAAAGACATTGGGCCTTTTTATTAGCGTTAAAGACAAAGGTGCGTATCTTAAGTTACATTGTTCACTATGGGACTTACTTACATTATACCGACTAGTTGGTCAGAAGAGGTGAAGACAAGGCCATCCAGAATACAGGCttattaatatcaaacaaataAGCATCTGTAATTTCACACAAATGTGCGGTAGCAAGGTTTTCATATTCGCGTGTATCCTTATACTGTCCTTCTCTCACACTGGGATTTACGGTTTTACACAAGGGGGTGCAAAAAACCCCCGCTAAAGCCCATTGGGCGTCTTACCAGAATGCTAGCGGAAAAACCCCCAGCTCTTTATAAGTGTTGTGAAACAACTTCAACTAGTAGTCAATTCATTAGCTGACATTTCCAAACCCTTATTGTCTTGCTTCATGAATACTCCCTCCTGGGTCCCTCACTAGGACAGACAGCTTTCTGACACACTAAGACATAATCCTCATGGCAGTTTCATCTACAACATTAAGCAAGGTGCTCCCTGCTGAATACAACACCAGTTTTCCTTGTTCTCacactcaacctctctctccctaaacAACTCCTCCTCGCTCACACTGTCCTCCATCCCTGGGAATTGAACTGGCGACCTTTGCATTGTTAGTGCTACAGTCTTCCCGACTGAGCCACGCAGGTCATCCTTACCTCTCCCCGTTTTGCTTTGCTCTCACACTCGACCCCTCTCTTCCAGGGCGGCGGCCATGACTGTGACCAACGGCCAGGTGACCTGCGTTGCCAGggagatggtgatgaagaggcaGGTCAGCGACGGCAGCGAAGCCGGGAGGCCGGAGCCGGGGAGTCCACCCCCCTCCTGAGAGATGGGACAAACGCTAGGAGACGGAGGCTGCGTCCCCATTCCCTAAACCCTTAATGCGGTTCCATCCTCCACACTACATAGAATGTATGCCTCTTACATTGCTTCATACTAGGTAGTATGGATATTGGAACACACACGCTTTTTTTGTTTGTCTTAGTAGGACAGGTTGACAATGACCGTTGTTTTATTTGTATcccgtttttgttttttttaaatctatgaacaaaatatatatatataaaaaatcttttttttttttttacatttgtactTGTCTGTAACACCGTGGTGCCCTCATAACTTTTGTTAACTTCTCCACTTTGTCACCCTGTGATTGCAGATGTCTAGTAAAAGTCGCCTCAGCCTAATTATAGACTTGTCTGTCATTTCTGTTTCTTTCAATGGAATTTATTGCTCTGAAAACAATCTTGCTATGCCAAACAGTCAACATTAACCTGGGCACTCAGTATCCGTCAGTCAACCTTTATTCGTCAGTCAACATTAAAAGGATCAAaccctatagagaacatacatttttttattaccaTATAATTTttgtaagtttacacactcaGGAATGTGATGAATAATTAGCTTCCCTATAGAAAAtacactaaccttcacacatctaggggcaggggttcaaactgtagaaccctcttcctacatttgaatataaaaatagattttatcaaacaaaactatgctacattttatgggaccctcaggatgacaaatcagagcaagattactgaatgtaagtacattatttaccttcagaggtgaatgtatcaaaccagttgccgtgatacgTTTtctgttgtgcactctcctcaaacaatagcatggtattctttcactgtaatagctactgtaaattggacagtccagttagattaacaagaatttaagctttctgcccatataagacatgtctatgtcctgggaaatgttcttgttacttacaacctcatgctaatcacattagcgcacgttagctcaaccatcccgcggCTGGGACAcacgatcccgtagaggttttaaCCTGGGCACTCAGTGTTCAACTCTGTCAGGCTGAATACTGGAAACAGACCATTGATATGCATGGATCCTCTTACCTTCTTGTCTGTGACTTATGAAGCCTTTGGCAGTTATGGATCTTTTGGCAGTTATGGATCTGAAATACTAGAAACAAACAATCCCTCTGCCAAGTATAGTAAGTAAATGGGAATGTCCATTCCTACCATGCTGTGTAAAGTTTATTCTGGAAGCTTAGGACTATTCAGTACAGTCAATTGCTATGTGAAATGTAACACCGTTATGATAAGTATGTCTAGTGGAGGGGGCTTCCTACTGCCAACACTGCAAGACACCATGTTGTCTGACACCAGGCCATTAGGCTGTTCTTGTCTTGAGTCAAACCATGTTGTCTGACACCAGGCCATTAGGCTGTTCTTGTCTTGAGTCAAGACACCATATTGCCTGACACTGTTAGGTTCTACTCCGGTACGGTACTC
The DNA window shown above is from Salmo salar chromosome ssa13, Ssal_v3.1, whole genome shotgun sequence and carries:
- the LOC106566296 gene encoding pancreatic progenitor cell differentiation and proliferation factor B, producing the protein MAAINAGASLVATNDYYRRRLGSTSSSSSCGSSEYSGEVIPHHPGLPKQDSGHWWSSFFFGKQNQPGMTTLTEEAKQKAAAMTVTNGQVTCVAREMVMKRQVSDGSEAGRPEPGSPPPS